From a single Arachis hypogaea cultivar Tifrunner chromosome 3, arahy.Tifrunner.gnm2.J5K5, whole genome shotgun sequence genomic region:
- the LOC112791588 gene encoding tropinone reductase homolog At5g06060, with translation MAVAESSTNNRSSRWSLNGMTALVTGGTRGIGHAIVEELCGFGAKVHTCSRNEAELNNCLDEWRGKGFLVSGSVCDVSSQAHRENLIQKVTSTFNGKLDIYVNNVGANFRKPTIEYTAEDYSQMMAINLDSAFHLCQLVHPLLKASEMGSIVFISSIAGVVSLGTGTVYAASKAAINQLVKNLACEWAKDSIRSNCVVPATTNTPLVEHLLRNKKYIDEMLSRTPLGRIAEPKEISSLVAFLCLPAASYITGQVISVDGGLTVNGFQPSMRIT, from the exons ATGGCAGTTGCAGAAAGCAGTACCAATAACAGATCCTCAAGATGGTCGCTCAATGGAATGACCGCTCTCGTTACCGGTGGAACTCGCGGCATCGG GCATGCCATCGTGGAGGAATTGTGTGGATTTGGGGCCAAGGTTCACACTTGTTCCAGAAACGAAGCAGAGCTGAATAATTGCTTGGATGAATGGCGTGGCAAGGGGTTTTTGGTTTCTGGATCAGTGTGTGATGTGTCATCTCAAGCCCACAGAGAGAATCTCATTCAGAAAGTGACCTCCACCTTCAATGGCAAACTCGACATTTAT GTGAACAATGTTGGAGCAAATTTTAGGAAGCCAACAATTGAGTACACTGCTGAAGACTATTCACAAATGATGGCAATTAATTTAGACTCTGCATTCCATCTGTGCCAACTTGTGCATCCTCTTCTAAAAGCTTCTGAAATGGGAAGCATTGTGTTCATTTCATCTATTGCTGGTGTGGTGAGCTTAGGTACTGGAACAGTCTACGCCGCAAGTAAAG CTGCAATTAATCAGCTTGTGAAGAATCTGGCTTGTGAATGGGCAAAAGACAGCATAAGGAGCAATTGTGTTGTTCCTGCAACCACCAATACACCACTTGTAGAACAT TTGCTGCGCAACAAGAAGTACATAGATGAAATGCTGTCTCGAACTCCTCTTGGTCGTATCGCGGAACCTAAAGAGATTTCATCCTTGGTGGCTTTCCTTTGTCTGCCCGCCGCCTCTTACATCACCGGACAGGTCATTTCGGTTGATGGAGGCTTAACTGTGAACGGATTCCAACCCAGCATGAGAATAACATAA
- the LOC112791591 gene encoding ARF guanine-nucleotide exchange factor GNOM, translated as MGHLKMQMETGINAIEDQSGYTNRNSIACMINAEIGAVLAVMRRNVRWGVHYMADDDQLEHSLVKSLKELRRQIFSWQGQWHSINPVLYLQPFLDVIKSDETGAPITGVALSSVYKILTLDVIDQNTVNIEDAMHLVVDAITSCRFEVTDPGSEEVALMKILQVLLACVKCKASTTLSNQHICTIVNSCFHIVHQAGTKSELLQRIARYTMHELVRCIFSHLQDIENTEHLLINERSPLKQETSGQNNESTVFSRLLENGSQNSSYDGEPLGISSGIASAVTSTVMDENSAFASNGNETDPHELQLMSEPYGVPCMVEIFHFLCSLLNVVEHMGMNPRSNTIAFDEDVPLFALTLINSAIELGGPFFRCHPRLLSLIQDELFRNLMQFGLSMSPLVLSMVCSIVLNLYHHLRKELKLQLEAFFSCVILRLAQSKYGASYQQQEVAMEALVDFCRQKTFMVEMYANYDCDITCSNVFEDITNLLSKSAFPVNNPLSSMHILALDGLIAVMQGMAERIGNGYVSSERSPVNLEQYIPFWLEKCENYGDPNDWVPFVFRRKYFKQRLMIGADHFNRDVKKGLEFLQGTHLLPDKLDPQSVACFLRYTAGLDKNLIGDYLGNHDEFCVQVLHQFARTFDFQGITLDKALRIFLESFRLPGESQKIHRVLEAFSERYFEQSPDVLVNKDAALVLSYSIIMLNTDHHNVQVKKKMTEEDFIRNNRLINGGKDLPREFLSEIYHSICKNEIRTTPEPGFGFPEMSPSRWISLMHKSRKTAPFIVSDSRADLDYDMFAILSGPAIAAISVVFDNAENEEIYQTCIDGFLAVAKISAHYHLANVIDDLVVCLCKFITILDPFSVEESVQALGDDTKVRMALETVFAIANSYGDYIRAAGWRNILDCILRLHKLGLLPTRLVSDAAEESELSAESGHGKPNSNLSSSTQLPSVSTPKRSSGLMSRFSQLLYLGTEEPRSVPTAEELVAHQQAVQIIQKCHIDTVFTESKFLQAESLLLLARALINAGGQPRKGNSISGDEDTSVFCLELLVAITLNNRDRIGLLWKDVYEHISNIVQSTVTPCILIEKAVFGLLRICHRLLPYKESIADELLRSLQLVLKLDARVADIYYEQITQEVSRLVKANASHVRSQLGWRTITSLLSFTARHQESSEAGFDTLLFIMSDGAHLLPANYVLCVDTARQFAESRLGQVERSVVALDLMAGSVNCLEKWTSDAKQAAKDEEVEKMLKDIVEMWLRLVQGIKKVCLDPREEVRNHALLSLQTCLTGAVGIHVPPDLWLQCFDQVIFTAVDDLLEIAEEYYQKEYRNMEGTLILVLKLLSKVFLQSLSKLSQLTDFSKLWVAVLDRTEKYTKAKIRGRRSEKLQELVPELLKNTLLVMKSQGILLPSSGAGENSLWELTWLHMKNIAPSLQSEVFPAPELQQALHKQIEAVDANTSVSSNETVSQDGAGVGS; from the exons ATGGGACATCTAAAGATGCAGATGGAAACTGGTATCAATGCAATAGAGGATCAATCTGGGTATACTAATAGAAATAGTATAGCATGCATGATCAATGCTGAAATTGGCGCTGTTTTGGCGGTCATGCGAAGAAATGTTAGATGGGGGGTTCATTATATGGCAGATGATGACCAATTGGAGCACTCTCTTGTTAAGTCGTTAAAGGAATTAAGGAGGCAAATCTTTTCATGGCAAGGTCAATGGCATTCCATCAACCCAGTCTTGTATCTCCAGCCTTTCTTGGATGTAATTAAATCAGACGAAACTGGTGCACCAATCACAGGTGTTGCTCTCTCATCTGTTTACAAGATCTTAACCCTTGATGTGATAGATCAAAACACGGTCAACATTGAGGATGCCATGCACTTGGTGGTTGATGCTATCACAAGTTGCAGATTTGAGGTGACTGATCCTGGATCAGAAGAAGTGGCATTGATGAAGATATTACAAGTTCTTCTAGCATGTGTGAAATGTAAAGCATCGACTACGCTGAGTAACCAACACATTTGCACCATAGTAAATTCTTGTTTCCATATAGTTCATCAAGCAGGAACCAAAAGTGAGCTGTTACAGCGGATAGCACGGTACACTATGCATGAACTTGTAAGGTGTATATTTTCTCACCTTCAGGATATTGAGAACACAGAGCATTTGTTGATAAATGAGAGATCTCCTTTAAAACAAGAG ACCAGTGGACAAAACAATGAGAGCACTGTATTTAGCAGACTGTTGGAGAATGGGAGCCAGAATTCTTCATATGATGGTGAACCACTAGGAATTTCTTCTGGTATTGCAAGTGCTGTAACGTCAACCGTAATGGATGAAAACTCAGCTTTTGCTAGCAATGGCAACGAGACTGATCCACATGAATTACAGCTTATGTCTGAACCATATGGGGTTCCCTGTATGGTGGAGATATTTCActtcttgtgttctttgttgaATGTTGTTGAGCATATGGGAATGAATCCTAGATCAAACACAATAGCATTTGATGAAGATGTGCCTCTTTTTGCCTTAACTTTGATCAATTCAGCCATAGAGTTGGGAGGACCTTTCTTTCGCTGTCACCCAAGATTACTGAGCTTAATTCAGGATGAATTATTTCGCAACCTTATGCAATTTGGTTTGTCAATGAGCCCTCTTGTACTTTCAATGGTGTGCAGCATTGTTCTTAATTTGTATCATCATCTTCGTAAGGAACTCAAGTTACAGCTGGAAGCATTTTTTTCTTGTGTAATTTTGAGGCTTGCACAAAGCAAATATGGGGCTTCATATCAGCAACAGGAGGTTGCCATGGAGGCCCTTGTTGATTTTTGCAGGCAAAAAACATTCATGGTAGAGATGTATGCTAATTATGACTGTGATATAACTTGTAGTAATGTCTTTGAAGACATTACTAACTTGTTGTCCAAAAGTGCATTTCCTGTGAACAATCCATTGTCTTCCATGCATATTCTTGCTTTGGATGGTCTTATTGCTGTCATGCAGGGAATGGCTGAAAGGATAGGCAATGGATATGTAAGTTCCGAGCGTTCTCCTGTGAATTTGGAACAGTATATTCCTTTCTGGCTGGAAAAATGTGAAAATTATGGTGATCCAAATGATTGGGTTCCTTTTGTCTTCCGAAGAAAGTACTTCAAGCAAAGATTGATGATAGGGGCTGATCACTTCAATCGCGATGTTAAGAAAGGCCTTGAATTTCTCCAAGGAACACATCTTTTACCTGATAAACTTGATCCCCAAAGTGTTGCCTGCTTTCTCAGATACACTGCTGGGTTGGATAAGAATCTCATTGGTGATTACCTAGGAAATCACGATGAGTTCTGTGTTCAGGTTCTTCATCAATTTGCCAGAACATTTGACTTCCAAGGCATTACCTTAGACAAAGCCCTGCGTATATTTTTGGAGAGTTTTAGGCTTCCTGGAGAATCACAGAAGATACATAGGGTGCTCGAAGCTTTCTCTGAGAGATATTTTGAGCAATCACCAGATGTTCTTGTTAACAAGGATGCTGCTCTCGTGTTATCCTACTCAATTATAATGCTTAATACGGATCATCACAACGTTCAGGTCAAAAAGAAGATGACGGAAGAGGATTTCATCAGGAATAACAGGCTTATTAATGGTGGGAAGGACCTCCCACGTGAATTCCTGTCAGAGATTTATCATTCCATTTGTAAGAATGAAATCCGCACAACCCCTGAACCGGGTTTTGGATTTCCTGAAATGAGCCCAAGTCGGTGGATTTCTCTAATGCACAAGTCCAGAAAGACTGCTCCATTTATTGTATCTGATTCCAGAGCAGACCTTGATTATGATATGTTTGCCATATTGTCAGGCCCAGCAATTGCTGCCATTTCGGTGGTATTTGATAATGCTGAAAATGAAGAGATATATCAAACTTGTATCGATGGATTCTTAGCTGTTGCGAAGATATCAGCTCACTATCATCTTGCAAATGTAATTGATGATTTGGTTGTGTGCCTTTGCAAGTTCATTACCATTTTGGATCCATTCTCAGTTGAGGAATCTGTCCAAGCCCTGGGAGATGACACAAAAGTAAGAATGGCACTTGAGACAGTTTTTGCTATTGCAAATAGCTATGGTGATTACATCCGTGCAGCAGGGTGGAGAAATATTCTTGATTGCATCTTAAGATTGCACAAGTTAGGCCTTCTTCCTACTCGTTTGGTGAGTGATGCAGCTGAGGAGTCAGAGCTTTCTGCAGAATCCGGACATGGAAAACCTAATTCCAACTTGTCCTCATCAACTCAACTTCCATCTGTTAGTACTCCAAAGAGATCATCTGGACTGATGAGTAGGTTTAGTCAACTCTTATATCTTGGCACTGAAGAGCCTAGATCAGTACCAACTGCAGAAGAACTTGTTGCTCATCAGCAGGCTGTACAAATAATTCAGAAGTGTCACATTGATACTGTATTCACTGAGAGTAAATTTCTGCAAGCCGAATCTCTATTGCTGCTTGCAAGAGCACTCATTAATGCTGGAGGTCAACCTCGAAAAGGTAACAGCATCTCTGGGGATGAAGATACTTCAGTTTTCTGCCTGGAGTTACTAGTAGCAATCACATTGAATAATAGGGACAGAATTGGACTTCTATGGAAGGATGTTTATGAGCACATATCCAATATTGTTCAGTCAACTGTGACGCCTTGCATACTGATAGAAAAGGCCGTTTTTGGGCTTCTAAGGATTTGCCATCGCTTACTTCCATACAAAGAGAGCATTGCTGATGAACTTTTGAGGTCCCTGCAACTTGTCTTGAAACTTGATGCTCGGGTTGCAGATATATATTATGAGCAGATTACTCAAGAAGTCAGTCGGCTTGTAAAGGCAAATGCTTCTCATGTCAGATCTCAGTTAGGATGGCGGACAATTACGTCACTTCTTTCCTTCACTGCTCGGCACCAGGAATCGTCTGAGGCTGGATTTGATACACTGCTGTTCATTATGTCTGACGGGGCCCACTTGCTTCCTGCAAATTATGTTCTTTGTGTCGATACTGCAAGGCAGTTCGCTGAGTCCCGTTTAGGACAGGTAGAACGGTCTGTGGTTGCGCTAGATCTTATGGCTGGTTCTGTCAATTGTTTAGAGAAGTGGACTAGTGATGCTAAGCAGGCAGCAAAAGATGAGGAAGTGGAGAAGATGTTGAAGGACATTGTGGAAATGTGGTTGAGGCTAGTGCAGGGAATAAAGAAGGTATGTTTGGACCCAAGAGAGGAGGTTAGAAATCATGCTCTGTTGTCTCTGCAGACATGCCTGACAGGAGCTGTTGGGATTCATGTCCCACCTGATTTGTGGTTACAGTGTTTCGATCAAGTGATTTTCACTGCAGTGGATGATCTGCTTGAAATCGCTGAGGAATACTATCAAAAGGAATACCGGAACATGGAAGGGACACTTATTCTTGTGTTGAAGCTCTTGTCTAAGGTTTTCCTCCAGTCACTCTCCAAACTATCACAATTGACAGATTTCTCAAAACTATGGGTCGCTGTGCTAGATCGGACAGAAAAATATACGAAAGCAAAAATTAGGGGAAGGAGAAGTGAGAAGCTTCAAGAGCTTGTGCCTGAGCTCCTGAAGAACACTTTGCTTGTCATGAAATCACAGGGCATACTTTTACCGAGCAGTGGCGCTGGTGAAAATAGTTTGTGGGAACTGACATGGCTACATATGAAGAATATTGCTCCATCATTGCAGTCTGAGGTGTTCCCTGCTCCAGAGCTTCAGCAGGCACTGCATAAACAGATTGAAGCCGTTGACGCAAACACTTCTGTTTCTTCAAATGAAACAGTGAGCCAAGATGGTGCTGGTGTTGGTTCCTAG
- the LOC112782514 gene encoding protein MAIN-LIKE 1-like translates to MGDDPGRLYRLDGVAHIAGVINDEPQRCISSMRRQQGIRLDERYVPYLQMAGLYHLARLNDRWFRLDEPLVSAFVERWRPETHTFHMPFGECTITLQDVAYHLGLPVDGHYVSGCLSDFYETFEECPEGADEETVRRFARAYIMMLLGTQLFADKSGNRIHIKWLPYVARLEEMGGYSWGSAALAWLYRCMCRVANRHVVKLARPLQLLQSWIFWRFPRFRPDGFDSFSWLLASRWSGYNPGVSEKGPRVQMTWLRIDMLQPRDHQVDRVLPQFGGVQARPRPTLNIDFLMSKDGRGGDRWFPSQLQH, encoded by the exons ATGGGAGACGATCCGGGAAGGCTGTATCGTTTGGATGGAGTCGCTCACATCGCCGGggtgatcaacgacgag CCCCAGCGCTGCATATCGAGTATGCGGCGGCAGCAGGGAATACGACTGGATGAGCGGTatgttccgtacttgcagatggccggattataccatcttgcgagaTTGAACGACAGATGGTTCCGATTAGACGAGCCACTTGTGAGTGCATTCGTCGAGCGGTGGCGTCCAGAGACGCACACTTTccatatgccgttcggagagtgcacgatcacacttcaGGACGTAGCATACCATTTGGGGTTGCCAGTGGACGGACATTACGTGAGTGGCTGCCTTTCGGATTTCTAT GAGACCTTCGAAGAGTGCCCCGAGGGGGCCGACGAGGAGACAGTTAGGCGCTTTGCCcgtgcctatatcatgatgttgttgggcaccCAACTTtttgccgacaagtccggcaaTCGTATTCACATCAAATGGCTACCGTACGTGGctaggcttgaggagatgggtggCTACAGTTGGGGGTCGGCGGCGCTTGCATGGCTATACCGGTGTATGTGCCGAGTGGCCAACAGACATGTCGTGAAGTTAGCTAGGCCGTTACAGTTACTTCAGTCCTGGATATTTTGGCGTTTTCCTAGATTTCGGCCTGATGGGTTTGATTCGTTTAGCTGGCTTCTGGCATCCAG GTGGTCAGGTTACAATCCTGGCGTTAGCGAGAAGGGACCTCGGGTTCAGATGACCTGGCTGAGGATCGACATGTTACAGCCTAGGGAT CACCAGGTTGATCGGGTGTTACCACAGTTTGGAGGAGTACAGGCTCGCCCCCGTCCCACCCTGAACATCGACTTCTTGATGTCGAAGGACGGTAGAGGAGGTGATCGTTGGTTTCCGTCCCAGTTACAGCACTGA
- the LOC112791589 gene encoding tropinone reductase homolog At5g06060 yields the protein MVSRVITEKMAEAAQSSKRGTRWSLNGVTALVTGGTRGIGHAIVNDLVGFGAAVHTCSRTESELNKCLQEWRSQGFVVTGSVCDVSLRPQRENLIQEVANTFNGKLNIFVNNVGTNLRKPTTEYSAEEFSELMTVNFESGFHLCQLAYPLLKASGMGSIVFISSVAGVTSLGTGSVYAASKAAINQLTKNLACEWAKDNIRSNCVVPWATRTPLVEYLFKNQQFVEDILSRTPLRRIAKPEEVSSLVAFLCLPAASYITGQVISVDGGLTVYGFQPSMRIT from the exons ATGGTCTCAAG AGTGATAACTGAGAAAATGGCAGAAGCAGCACAAAGCAGCAAAAGAGGAACTCGATGGTCTCTCAATGGAGTCACAGCTCTTGTCACTGGTGGCACCCGTGGCATCGG GCATGCCATAGTGAATGATCTAGTTGGATTTGGAGCTGCTGTGCACACATGTTCAAGGACCGAATCAGAGTTGAACAAGTGCTTACAAGAATGGAGGAGCCAGGGATTTGTGGTTACTGGCTCCGTTTGTGATGTTTCACTGAGACCCCAGAGAGAGAACCTTATTCAGGAAGTGGCTAAcaccttcaatggcaagcttaaCATCTTT GTAAACAATGTTGGAACAAATTTGAGAAAACCAACAACTGAATATAGTGCTGAAGAATTTTCAGAGCTCATGACAGTTAATTTTGAATCTGGATTCCATCTGTGCCAACTTGCATACCCTCTTCTAAAAGCATCTGGAATGGGAAGCATTGTGTTCATATCATCTGTTGCAGGTGTTACAAGCTTAGGTACTGGATCCGTTTATGCAGCAAGTAAAG CTGCAATCAATCAACTCACAAAAAATCTAGCCTGCGAATGGGCAAAAGACAACATAAGGAGCAACTGTGTTGTACCATGGGCAACCAGAACCCCCCTTGTTGAATAT TTATTTAAGAACCAACAGTTTGTAGAGGATATTCTATCTCGAACTCCGCTTAGGCGCATCGCAAAACCAGAAGAAGTGTCATCATTGGTGGCTTTCCTGTGCTTGCCTGCTGCATCATACATCACTGGACAAGTTATTTCGGTTGATGGTGGATTAACAGTGTATGGGTTCCAACCCAGCATGAGAATTACCTGA
- the LOC112791590 gene encoding thylakoid lumenal 15 kDa protein 1, chloroplastic — MALSLNILSLCSTSSSTSKPHIRTSTCHLAPFTLTFKQQQSSQKLTFSLAESVSGATLAALISASLFFVDPALAFKGGGPYGQEVTRGQDLSGKDFSGKTLIKQDFKTSILRQANFKGAKLLGASFFDADLTGADLSDADLRSADFSLANVTKANLSNANLEGALATGNTSFKGSNITGADFTDVPLRDDQREYLCKVADGVNPTTGNATRDTLLCN, encoded by the exons ATGGCTCTAAGTCTCAACATCCTCTCACTGTGTTCCACTTCCTCTTCAACTTCTAAACCTCATATCAGAACTTCCACTTGTCATCTTGCTCCTTTCACACTCACCTTCAAGCAACAACAATCTTCTCAGAAGCTGACATTCTCATTGGCTGAATCTGTGTCTGGTGCCACCCTTGCTGCTCTCATCTCTGCTTCTTTGTTCTTTGTTGACCCTGCACTTGCATTCAAG GGTGGAGGTCCATATGGCCAAGAGGTCACAAGGGGACAAGATCTCTCTGGCAAGGATTTCAGTGGAAAGACCCTCATCAAGCAAGACTTCAAAACG TCCATATTGAGACAGGCCAATTTTAAAGGTGCAAAGTTGTTAGGTGCTAGCTTCTTCGATGCTGATTTAACAG GTGCTGACCTTTCAGATGCTGATCTTAGAAGTGCAGATTTTTCATTGGCAAATGTCACAAAG GCAAATTTAAGCAATGCTAACCTGGAAGGTGCACTTGCAACAGGAAATACATCTTTTAAAGGATCAAATATTACCGGAGCAG ATTTTACTGATGTGCCGCTAAGAGACGATCAACGCGAATATCTGTGCAAAGTTGCAGATGG AGTGAACCCAACAACTGGAAATGCTACGCGAGATACATTGCTGTGCAATTAG